The region CGCAGCACGCCTTCCGGATTCGGTAAGGTGGCACGCACCTCGACAGACCGGGTCGCCGGGTCGACTTCATTATCGAGCGCGGTGACCTCGCCAAGGAAGCTTGCATCCGGGAACGCCCGCGTCGTCGCAATGACTGTGCGGCCTGGAGCAACCTGGGAGAGTTTGATTTCGGGGATGCTGAAGTCGAGCTTCATCTGGCTATCGTCGTGCAGTCTGGCAACCAGGGTGCCGGGCGTCAGCAAGGTGCCGACGCTGATCTGGCGAAGCCCCACCACACTATCGAAGGGCGCACGAATCTGCCGGTCCGCAAGTCGCGCTTCGACCGCCTGGAGTTGCGCGCGGGCAATGTCACGGTCGCGCGTCCAGTTTTCCAGTTCCTGTTGCGGCAGCACGCGGCGCTCGACCAGTCCGCGGGTGCGCTCGAGTTGACGCTCGGCATCCGCCAGCGTAGCGCGGGCCTCGTTCAGCTGAGCCTGTTGTTCACTGTTGGTCAGGGAAACCAGTAACTCACCCTTCGCCACCCGCTGACCATCATCGAAATGAATCGCCGACACGGTCTCGGTGATGTCAGCGGTGATATCAGCCGTTTCGCTGGCGCGCAGGGTACCCAGAGCTTCGATCTGGTTGGCCATTTCCCACTGCCGCACTTCGGCCACAGCCACCGCCAACGGCTCCTGTTCCGCCAGTATCGAAAAGCTCAGACTGCAGGCGACAAACAGAAGTAGATATTTCCAGGCTCCGATCGGTTTCGACATCCTCACCATCCCAATACTCGTGAACGAAACGGCTCACGTGCCGGTCATTGCCCACGCCCGCCACTGCCTTGTGCGCGGTCATCATAGCAAGGGAAATAGAGTCCGATCATCTTTCGTCACAATCTCGACGCGTGGCTCGCCTTTCCTGGGGTGTAGTGCGCCTGCGCTACGCCGGATTTATCGGCACAATGAAGCTTGTCGATTAGTCCCGGCCACTGAACTACCGTGCTGCCGGGTACGAGCTGGGGCTCGAACCTTTGGGGAGGTGCCACTGGGAGCCTCGAACACCATGGGCTCGACAAACGGTTCCTAGCTTCAATCCTCCAGCGTTTCGCTGAAGAACTGGCGCATTGCTGTAAAGGCGCGCTCAGCGACCACAGGATGGTATTCATTCTTGCCGGGCGTATTGGCTGTCGGGTTGGTGAACGAATGCACCGCGCCGCCGTAGACGACTAATTGCCAGTCCACGTCGGCGCCGCGCATTTCCTGTTTGAAGGCTTCCACCTGTTCCGGCGGCACAGAAGGGTCTGCGTCACCGTGCAGGACCAGCACTGGTGTCTTGATGGATTCGGCGTCCTTCGGATTTGGCGTGTCCAGGTTGCCATGGAATGACACCACACCACCTATGTCAGTCCCCGAACGTGCCAGCTCCAGCACCGTCCCGCCGCCAAAACAGAAGCCGATCGCCCCTATGCGATTGGTATCCAGCGCCACCTGGTCAGCCTGCGATTTGAAGACATCCAGAACCGTATTAACCCGTTTGCGCATCAGGTCACGGTCCTTGCGCAGCGCACCTGCCAGCTTACCGGCCTCCTCGGCATTGGCTGGTTGTTTGTCCTTGCCGTACATATCAGCCACAAACACCACGTAATCCGAACCGCCAGCGCGGTAGGCCTTCTTCGCAGAGTTCTCGGTCACGCCCATCCAGTTCGGCACCATCAGCAATCCGGGCCGCGGCTCGTTGGTGGCATCGTCGTAGACCAGCAAACCTTCATAGGGCTCGCCATCGATCTCGTAGGAAACCGGCTCGGTTACCATCTCTGCCTGCGCAAGGCCGGCAGACGCCATCAACAACGTGGAAAGAGTTTTACGCATGGTGCGGTCCTTTGTCCGGGATTCATATCATTCAGAAGCATAGCCCAGGGATCTGCTGATGCAGTGCAGTCGTTGTTTCATGACTGCCGGGAGGTACCGCTTATGATCCATGCATGACCCGTTTGGAGCAGCCATACTGGGTGCACTCGCATCGACCATCTGCCGCACCAAGGATAACGACATGCAGGTCTCCATCTATCGCTATCACCCTGAACACGACGACGCGCCGACCATGCAGCAATACGCTGTCGACGACGCGATGCGCGAAGGTATGGTGCTGGATGTGCTCATGCACCTGAAGAATCAGGATGATAGCCTCAGCTTCCGCCGTTCCTGCCGGGAAGGTGTATGTGGCTCGGACGGGATGAACATCAACGGCCGCAACCGCCTGGCCTGTATCACCCGGGTGGCCGATGTTATTGACTCCAACGGCATGCTGACCCTTCGACCGCTCACAGGCATGCCGGTCATCCGCGATCTGGTGGTGGACCAGACGCAGTTCTTCAAGCAGTACCAGAAAATTCAGCCTTATCTCATCAATGACACGCCCACCACAGGGATGGAACGCCTGCAGAGTCCGGAAGACCGTGCCAAACTGGATGGACTCTATGAATGCATCCTGTGTGCTTGCTGCTCATCAGCCTGCCCGTCCTACTGGTGGAATCCGGAGCGTTATATCGGCCCGGCCGGCTTGCTGAATGCCTACCGGTTTCTGATCGACAGCCGCGACACCGCGACAGAAGAAAGGCTCAAGGAACTGGACGACCCGTTCAGCGTGTTTCGCTGCCGCGTGATTGGCAACTGCACAGATGTCTGCCCCAAGGGGCTCAACCCGATGGCTGCGATTGGCCGCATCAAGCTCATGCTGTTCAAAAGCGGAACCTGAGCCCAGCATCCATTTCGCCTGTCATTTCCAGGAGATATCGATGAAGCTTGGCATGATTGGCCTGGGACGCATGGGCGCGAATATGGCGCAACGCCTGCTTGCGGACGGACATGAAGTGGTTGGCCTGGACGCACAGCTCATGCCACGCCAGGCGTTCGAGCAGCAAGGCGGCCAGAGCGTGGAGTCACTACGCGCACTGCTACAACAATTACCCGCCCCCCGCGTGTTATGGCTGATGCTGCCTGCCGGCGCCATCACCCAGGCCATGATCGATGAGTTGCTGCCGCTGCTCGCACCTGGCGATACGCTGGTGGATGGCGGCAATTCTTTTTATCAGGACAGCGTCCGCCGCGCCCGGGAATACGCACAGCATCAGCTGAATTACCTGGACTGCGGCACCAGCGGCGGCGTTTGGGGATTGAAGGAAGGCTACTGCCTGATGATAGGCGGTGAGCGCAAAGCGGTCGAACAGCTGACCCCGCTGTTCCAGGCGCTAGCCCCCGCACCCGACCGTGGCTGGGCGCACGTCGGACCGCCCGGCGCCGGGCATTTCACCAAGATGATCCATAACGGCATTGAGTACGGCATGATGCAAGCCTATGCCGAAGGCTTCGCCATGCTAAACAAAAAGACGGAGTTCGAGCTGGACTTACATCAGATAGCCGACCTCTGGCGCGAAGGCAGTGTTGTCCGTTCATGGCTGCTCGATCTCACGACTTCAGCACTGGAAACAAACCCGACGCTGGCCGGCATAGCACCCCATGTCAGCGACTCCGGCGAAGGCCGATGGGCAGCCGCCGAGGCCATTGCACTGGATGTATCGGCACCCGTCATAACCCTGGCCCTGCTCGAACGTTTACGCTCACGCGAAACCGACTCCTACAGCGACAAGCTCCTCGCTGCCATGCGTAAAGGGTTTGGTGGGCATGACATAACCCACAAATAAAGCGCTACCGGGATCGCCGCAACCCAGCGCAACCCCTGCGTCGAGTACTCGCTCTGTCTCATTTTGTGGGAGGGGCGACCCGCCGCGATTGTGTCTGAAAGACACCTTGGGGTTTTATTTCAGACAATAAAACAACTGGCCTATCGGCCAGATCGCGGCGGCGGTTCGGCGTCCCGATCGCCCCCTCCCGCAACATAGCGCCGTGCCATCATCAAACATACCAAACATGTCATGCTCCGCGACAGCACACCCTACCAGCAACAAGGCACCCCCTGGGGCTGTAGCGCGCCTGCGCTACGGCAATCCATCCGATACGCACGGCCGCTGCAGACACCACTCACACCAGCGAGCCAACATACGAATCCGCGCCAACCCCGGCGTCGCGTCCGAACGCGGCCCGAGGCGCTCGACACCCCCAGGGAAAAACACGCCGCCCACACCCTGGGGCTGTAGCGCGCCTGCGCTACGGCAATCCATCCGACACACCCTATCTCACAAACCAACAATCAAAACCAACCACCCACAAAAAAGCCCGAACACTCTCATGTCCGGGCCTCGATACCACCAGAGCGGTAGCTTACTTACTAAGCTCCACCAACAAAGCATTCAGCCGACGCACATAAGTGCCGGGATCCTGCAGGCTCTCACCCGCAGCCAAAGCCGCCTGATCAAACAGGATATTCGTCAGATCACCGAAGCGCTCTTCGTCCTGCTCACTGTCCAGCTTTTCCAGCAGCGGGTGGGCAGGATTGATCTCCAGAATCGGCTTGCTCTCAGGCGCTTGCTGCCCGGTCGCCTCCAGAATCTTGCGCATCTGCAGGCCCATACCGTCCTCGACCACTACCAGCACCGCCGGTGAATCGGTCAGGCGGTGAGAGACCTTCACGTCCTCGACATTTTCCTTGAGCACGTCCTTGATGCGCTGCACCAGATCCGCCTTGGCCTTGGCCGCTTCTTCCTGAGCCTGCTTGTCTTCCTCGCCTTCCAGCTTGCCGAGATCCAGATCGCCACGGGCGATATCGACGAACTGCTTGTCCTTGTATTCGGTCAGATGGCTCATCAGCCACTCGTCGATACGATCGGTCAGCAGCAGCACTTCGATGCCTTTCTTGCGGAAGATCTCCAGGTGCGGACTGTTCTTGACCTGACTGTGGCGCTCGCCGGTCAGATAGTAGATCTTGTCCTGACCTTCCTGCATGCGCTCGATGTAAGTGTCCAGACCAACCACTTCACTGTCATCATTCTGCTGAGTCGAAGCGAAGCGCAACAGGCCAGCGATCTTCTCACGGTTGGCAAAATCTTCCGCCGGGCCTTCCTTGATCACGCTACCGAAGCTCTTCCAGAACTTCTTGTACTCTTCCGGATCCTTCTTCGCCAGCTTCTCCAGCATATCCAGCACACGCTTGGTCAGCGCAGACTTCATGCTGTCGATGGCCGGGTCCTTCTGCAAAATCTCCCGCGATACGTTCAGCGACAGATCATTGGAGTCCACTACACCCTTGATGAAGCGCAGGTACAAGGGCAGGAACTGCTCGGCGTCATCCATGATGAACACGCGCTGAACGTACAGTTTGAGGCCACGGGGCGCTTCGCGCTGATACAGATCAAAGGGCGCACGGCCAGGCACGTACAACAGCGAGGTATATTCCAGCTTGCCTTCAACCTTGTTATGGCTCCAGGTCAGCGGGTCCTCAAAGTCATGGGCAACGTGCTTGTAGAACTCCTGGTATTCCTCGTCCTTGATGTCGGTACGCGAACGGGTCCAGAGCGCGCTGGCACGGTTGACGGTCTCCCATTCAACCTCGGTGGGCTTGTCTTTTTCCTCGCCATGATGCTGCTTGGGCAGCTCAATCGGCAGAGAGATGTGATCGGAGTACTTCTTGATCACATTGCGCAGGCGCCAGCCATCGGCAAACTCACCTTCACCGGACTTGAGGTGCAATACGATGCGGCTACCACGCTCCGGCTTCTCGATGGTCTCGATGGTGAAGTCGCCTTCCCCAGCGGATTCCCAACGCACACCCTGGGACGCATCCAGACCAGCGCGACGGGTAAAGACTTCAACCTTGTCGGCAACGATAAAGGCACTGTAGAAACCCACACCGAACTGACCGATCAGGCTCGCATCCTTCTTCTGGTCGCCGGTCAGCTGCTGCATGAAGGCGGCGGTGCCGGATTTGGCGATGGTGCCGAGGTTCTCGATCACTTCATCACGGGACATGCCGATGCCGTTGTCCTCGATGGTCAGCGTTTTGGCTTCTTCATCACCGCTGATACGAATGCGCAGGTCAGGCTGGTTTTCCAGCAGATCAGGGTTGGCAATGGCTTCGAAACGCAGCTTGTCGGAGGCATCCGATGCGTTGGAAATCAATTCGCGAAGGAAGATCTCCTTGTTCGAATACATCGAGTGAATCATGAGGTGCAGCAGCTGCTTCACCTCAGTCTGAAATCCGAGCGTTTCCTTATGGGCTTCCACGGTCATGTTGCTTGATCTCCATCAGGTTCATCTATGGCTTGGCCTGTCCGAGCTAAGCCCGGAGCGGCGAGATGAACCCTTGATGGGGACGGCGCCTGATTATTTCAAGACGCCTTGAGGGGATACAGCGAGGAAAATCTTAATCGACTGCGCGACGGTGATGCTCGTACAGCAGATCGACGATACCGTTGCTAGGCTTGTAGCCCTGTACAGTCTTCAGCAGCAACTCACGAATGGTGTCGTAATCATCCTCCCGCACCGCCTGGCGGATGGTATTGAGGACCGGCAACAGCTCACTCCACGGCAACAGCGCCTCATTGGCCTTGCGGATTTTCGGATGCGCCGTTTCCTTCGGATTGTCGCCGATCAGCAGCTCTTCATACAGCTTCTCGCCGGGACGGAGGCCGGTGAAAGCAATCTCGATGTCACCGTTCGGATTCTCTTCATCCTTAACCGACAGACCAGACAGCAAAATCATCTTCTTCGCAAGATCGACGATATTCACCGGCTCGCCCATATCCAGCACAAATACATCACCGCCCTCACCCATGGCACCGGCCTGGATGACGAGCTGCGCCGCTTCGGGGATGGTCATGAAGTAGCGAGTAATCTTCTGATGGGTCACCGTGATCGGGCCGCCCATACGGATCTGGTTACGGAACAGCGGTATCACCGAACCGGACGACCCCAGCACATTACCGAAGCGCACCATACTGAACCGTGTGCGATTCAAGTGTTTCACCGACGGATCCTCGTTCCACAGATTGGGCGCTTGCTCTGCGCTCAGTCCTTGCAATACCAGCTCTGCCATACGCTTGGTCGAGCCCATTACATTGGTCGGTCGTACTGCCTTGTCAGTGGAAATCAGTACAAAATTCTCAACCTGGCAACGGATAGCCGCCTGGGCCACGTTCAATGTACCGAACACATTATTCATGATCCCTTCGGCAACATTGTGCTCAACCAGCGGCACATGTTTATACGCTGCGGCATGGTAGATCGTCTTGATACTCCAGGCACTGATCACGTGTCGCAGCCGCGTGCTGTTGCGGATTGAGCCCAGTATCGGCACCAGATTTACTTCGAAATCACAGGTCCTCAGGAAGTTCTCGAGCTCGCCATGTATTGCATAGAGCGCGAACTCGCTGTGTTCGAACAGCACCAAAGTAGTGGGACGTGACGTCATGATCTGGCGGCATAGCTCACTGCCGATCGAGCCGCCCGCACCAGTAACCATGACAGCCTTGCCTTTGATGCAGCGCTCAAACAACGAAGCTTCCGGCGGCACTGCGTCCCTTCCGAGCAGGTCGGCGATATCCACTTCCTGCAGGTCATCTACCTTGACTTTGCCACTGGCGATATCGCATAAACCCGGGATGGTTTTTACGTGCAACGGGTACTGCTGCAGGTTTGCCAACACCTGCTGCCGATGCGCACGGGTTGCCGAGGGAATGGCCAGAAATAACTCTTCCGCACCCGTAGAGTCGATCATGCGATCGATATCAGTAGCACTGAATACTGGTAAACCGGACACAGTCCGCGCCGCAAGAGCCGGGTTATCATCCACAAATGCCACGGGCTTATACAAACGGCCCACCTTGATTGACGCCAGCAACTGATTGCCTGCTGCGCCAGCCCCGTAGATGGCGATGGGCTTGCCCGCCATCTCCTTGTGCAGCATTTCGTGAGCAATTTGCTTGCCTGCGGTAAACCAATGCCCCGTGAAATATTCGCGAGCAACAAGACGCAGCCCGCCAAGCATGCCCAGACTCAGACACCAGTACATGAATAAAATGGATCGCGACTGGAACAGGTCCATACCCGACACTCGCAATGCCATTACTGCGATCACCAAGCCAATAAAAGCAGCGGTCACCGCCCGGAATATGCACTTCAGCGCATCGTTGCCGAAATACCGCATCACTGCGCGATACATGCCCATGCGCACATAAAACGGGACAGAAACCAGAGGAGCCAGCACGAACAGCCAACCCTGGCTACCCTCCGGCCATATCCATCCTTCCGGACCCAGGCGAATCACAAAAGCTATCCATAACGCAGCCCACATCAAGACCACATCGGCAACAATCTGAAGACTACGTTTCTGGCCGTAGCTCAAACCAATCAGTTTTTCCTTGATCATAGAGACCTTGTTTCGCACTTGGAGCATTCCATTACACGGGAGGATTTATTTATAACCTTGCGGATTGCCTTCCTGCCATCGCCAGGCATCAACACACATTGCTTCCAGGTTTAACTTGGCTGACCAGCCCAGCTCGGCTGCTGCACGCTGTGGATCAGCGTAACAGCTGGCCACATCGCCCGGCCGACGGTCGGAAATCACGTAATCCAATGTCTTACCGCAAGCCTTTTCGAACGCCTTGAGCATATCGAGCACCGAGTAGCCGATACCTGTGCCAAGATTGAATGCCCTAATACCTGCTTGGGCGTTCAACCATTCCAGTGCACGCACATGCCCGTCAGCCAGATCCATTACATGAATGTAGTCGCGAACGCCGGTTCCGTCATGTGTTGGATAGTCGCCACCGAACACATTCAGCCGTTCACGACGGCCGACAGCTACCTGAGCTATATAGGGCATCAGATTATTGGGGATATCTGCAGGATCCTCCCCTATGAGACCAGACGGATGCGCCCCCACGGGATTGAAATACCGCAGCAATGCAATATTCCATCCGAGATCAGACGCATGCAGATCCCCCAACAGTTCTTCAATCATGAGCTTGGAGCGACCATAAGGGTTGGTCGCGCTGGTAGGAAAGGCTTCGTTGATTGGAAGGGTGGCTGGATCACCGTAAACCGTCGCGGATGAGCTGAACACGAGGTTCTTGACGTCGGCGCGTCGCATCGAGTCACACAAAACGACAGTCCCGCTTACATTGTTATGGTAATAACGCAGCGGCTGCGCAACAGATTCACCCACGGCTTTCAAACCGGCGAAGTGAATGACGGCATGAATTTCATTGGAGGAGAACACATTATCGAGCAGCGGCGCGTCGTTGATGTCGCCCTCGATAACCGATACCGTTTTGCCAGTGATTTGCTCGACCCGGCGCGTAGCCTCGGGGCTGCTATTGCTGTAATTGTCCAGCACCAGCACCTGATATCCCGCTTCAAGCAGCTTGATACAGGTATGCGAACCGATATAACCGGCACCGCCGGTCACGAGAATGGTTTTGCTCATTCGCCGCGTATCCCTCACCCAAAAAAGTGAGGGGAGTATATCAGACAGGCAGAGCGATCAATGAGGCGTGCGACCAATAGCGGCACCCGCCTCATAGCTACGTCACAATGCGCGAATACTATCGAGCAGCTTCTGTGTCTCACGCTCCATCAATGCGGCATCACCACGGCTCTCCACGTTCAGGCGGATCACCGGCTCGGTGTTGGAGGCGCGCAGATTGAAGCGCCACTCATCGAAGCGGATGCTGACGCCGTCGGTGTAGTCGACATCCAGCGCATCCTTGGCGTACTGCCCTTCGATGGCCTTCAGTACCGCCGGTGCGTCGCTAACCGTCAGGTTGATTTCACCGGAAGAGGGAAACGCAGCGATACGCTCATCAACCAGCGTCGACATCGGCTTGCCCTTGCGGCACAGCAGCTCGGCTACCAGCAACCAGGGAATCATGCCGCTGTCGCAGTAGGCGAAGTTACGGAAGTAATGGTGGGCGCTCATCTCGCCACCGTAGGCCGCGTCCTCCTTGCGCATACGTTCCTTGATGAACGCGTGGCCCGCCTTGGTCTGCACTGCACGGCCGCCATTCTGCTCGACCTGTTCGATGGTATTCCACACCAGACGCGGGTCGTGGATGATGGCTGCGCCCGGCTCCTTCTTCAGGAAGGCCTCGGCCAGCAGACCGACGATGTAGTAGCCCTCGATGAATCGGCCCTGCTCATCGAACAGGAAGCAGCGGTCGAAGTCGCCGTCCCAGGCAATACCCATATCAGCGCCATGTTCCAGCACCGCTTCGCTGGTAATAGCCCGATTCTCGGTGAGGATCGGGTTGGGGATCCCGTTCGGAAAGGTGCCGTCAGGTTCGTGGCAGATTTTCACGAATGTGACGGGAATGTTCTTTTCCTTGAAGGCCGCTTCGATGGCATCAATGGCCGGGCCGGCTGCGCCGTTCCCTGCGTTGACCACCAATTTCAAAGGTGTGAATGCCTCGGGCTCGATATACCCCATCAGGTGCTCAACAAAGTCCGCACGGGTATCAACGAGCTCATAGCTGCCACGCTGACCATCCGGTACCGACGGATCACGACCATCCACTAGCTGAAAATGGCTGGCTTCGGCCATCTCGCGGATATCCTTCAGGCCGGTGTCGGCTGAAATCGGGCGACTGCCCTCGCGCACCAGCTTCAGACCGTTGTAATCGATCGGGTTATGCGATGCAGTGACTTCAATACCGCCGTCCACGCCCAAATGGAAGGTCGCAAAGTAGACTTCTTCGGTGCCGGCGAGGCCCAGATCCAATACGTTGACGCCTTCATCACGCAGGCCATTGGCCAGGGCGGCTTTGAGCTGCGGAGAAGTTTCGCGCACATCACCACCCAGCACGATGCGCTTGGGCTTCAGCCATTTGGCGAAAGCGCGGGCAATGCGGTAAGCGATGTCTTCGTTCAGTTCGGTCCCGAGCTGGCCGCGAATGTCGTATGCCTTGAAGCACGTAAGCTGTGTCATGTCAGTTTCCTATGATTTCCATTCTGCCTTGATCCGCCGCAACAGTCCGGCGGTGGACACATCAGTGTCATCCAGGCTTGAGTCTTCGCCACGAATCTTCGCCAGGGTGCTCATGGCGATCTTCTTGCCCATTTCCACGCCCCACTGGTCAAAGGGGTTGATGCCCCAGATCACCGACTGCACAAACACCTTGTGCTCGTACAGGGCGATCAGTGCGCCCAGACTGTAGGGATTGAGTTCGTCGAGCAGGACCGTCGAGCTGGACTGGTTGCCGCGATAGCGCATGTGCAGCGGCATGTCCTCGGCATCTTTGAGTGCCGCATCCCCGAGCGCCAACAAGCGCGACTGAGCCAGGCAGTTGGCCAACGACAGCTGATGCTGGGCAGCCAGTTCTTCCGCGGCCTCGTGGTGCTCGGCTTCGTGGTACCGGCGTACCGGGACGATAAAGTCGCAGGTAACCGCTTCGGTGCCCTGATGCAGCAGCTGATAGAACGCGTGCTGGGCATTGGGGCCGACGTCCCCCCAGATAATCGGACAGGTCGAACGAGCCACCGGCTCGCCTTCCCGCGTCACGCTCTTGCCGTTGGATTCCATCTCGAGCTGCTCGAGATACAGGGGCAACTGCTTGAGGCGACCGTCGTAGGGCAGGATAGACAGTGCGTTGATATCCAGAATATTGGTGTTCCAGACGCCAATCATGCCCATCAGTACCGGCAGGTTGTCCTGCCAGGGCGCGGTCTTGAAGTGCTCATCCATATCGTGCGCACCGGCCAGCAGGCGACGAAAGCCATGCATACCGATCTTCAACGCGATCGGCAGACCGATTGCCGACCACAGCGAGTAGCGACCGCCGACCCAGCCCCAGAAATCCAACTGGTTCTCCTCGGCAATGCCCCACTCGGTCATCTTGTTCGGCGATGCCGAAACGCCGATGAAGTGGCAATGCAGGATGCTGGAACTGGCGCGCTTGCCAAAGGACCGCTGTAACCACTGTAAAGCCGTCGCCGCATTGGTCAGCGTATCAATGGTCGTAAAGGATTTGGATGAGATTACAAACAGCGTCGATTGCGGTTTCTTGTCACGCAGGAGCTGAGAAAGCTGACTGCCGTCGATCGTCGACGCGAAATGCACGTTCAACCGATGCTTGGTCGGACAGGTGAAATCATTCAGCGCTTCGGTGACCATCAAGGGCCCGAGATCCGACCCCCCTACCCCGATATTGATCACATCAGTGATCACTTCACCGGTTGCACCGCGCCACTGCCCGGCATGAATCTGAGCAACAATCCGCTCCATCTGCTGCAACTGGCCATGCACTTGTGCAGTTACGTTGTCGTCACCCACCTGGCACTTGGCCTCGGCCGGCAAACGCAGCGCCCAGTGCATGGCCGCGCGGCCCTCGGTGCAGTTGACCTGCTCACCGCTGAATAGCCTGTCGATCCAACCCTGCAGATCGTGCGCGTCAGCCAGATCGATCAGATGGCGCAGGGTCTGGGTGGTCATCCGTTGTTTGGAAAAGTCGTACATCAGCGGGCCGAACTGCCGATGCATCTTGTTGAATCGCTCGCTGTCTTCGGCGAAGAAATCGGCAATATGCTGTTTCTCCACCGATTTACCGTGAGTGATCAGCTCGTCCCATTGCTTGTCTCTGGCTTCAGTCATCAGGGTCACTCAGCGTCGTCCAATCCCAAAATATTCAAACCCGTTCTGCTTCATGAAGTCCGGATCCCAGATATTGCGACCGTCGAGCAGCAACGGCTGCTTCATGGTGGCCTTCATATGAGACAGGTCAGGACTCATGTATGCATCCCATTCGGTTACCAGCATCAGCGCGTCGACATCCACAAGCGCCGCGTAAGGATCCTTGTGCAGAACCAGGTCGCGGCGATTGCCGGCCCACTCTGCCAATGCAGGTAACGCACGCGGATCATGAACATGCACCTGCACGCCCTGCGCCCAGAGCGCCTCGATCAATTTCAGCGCAGGAGCATTGTCGATACGGGCTGATTCAGGCTTGAATGCCACGCCCCAGATCGCCACCTTTTTACCCTGCAAATCGGTGCTGTAATAGCGCCACAGTTTGCGGAACAGCGATTCCTTCTGGCGTTCATTGATGCGCATTACCTGGTCCAGCAGCTGTGCCTGGATCCCGCTGTGCTTCAGCGTCGACGCCAGATTCATCACATCCTGCGAGAAGCTCAGCCCACCAAAACCGCAACCCGGGTACAGATAGCTATCGCCGATCCGCTGATCCCTGCCGACACCCTGGCGAACACGCTCGATGTCCACATCCAGCATGTCCGCCAGATTGGCCATATCGTT is a window of Pseudomonas sp. gcc21 DNA encoding:
- a CDS encoding efflux RND transporter periplasmic adaptor subunit, giving the protein MSKPIGAWKYLLLFVACSLSFSILAEQEPLAVAVAEVRQWEMANQIEALGTLRASETADITADITETVSAIHFDDGQRVAKGELLVSLTNSEQQAQLNEARATLADAERQLERTRGLVERRVLPQQELENWTRDRDIARAQLQAVEARLADRQIRAPFDSVVGLRQISVGTLLTPGTLVARLHDDSQMKLDFSIPEIKLSQVAPGRTVIATTRAFPDASFLGEVTALDNEVDPATRSVEVRATLPNPEGVLRPGMLMSVRLRGATREALVIPEEALLPLGSRQFVMLVNERDGQLITERREVVIGSREPGIVEVEEGLEAGQRVVTHGNFRVQSGQPIRIIAEQQPGESAESVLSDDAP
- a CDS encoding dienelactone hydrolase family protein; translated protein: MRKTLSTLLMASAGLAQAEMVTEPVSYEIDGEPYEGLLVYDDATNEPRPGLLMVPNWMGVTENSAKKAYRAGGSDYVVFVADMYGKDKQPANAEEAGKLAGALRKDRDLMRKRVNTVLDVFKSQADQVALDTNRIGAIGFCFGGGTVLELARSGTDIGGVVSFHGNLDTPNPKDAESIKTPVLVLHGDADPSVPPEQVEAFKQEMRGADVDWQLVVYGGAVHSFTNPTANTPGKNEYHPVVAERAFTAMRQFFSETLED
- a CDS encoding succinate dehydrogenase iron-sulfur subunit, which produces MQVSIYRYHPEHDDAPTMQQYAVDDAMREGMVLDVLMHLKNQDDSLSFRRSCREGVCGSDGMNINGRNRLACITRVADVIDSNGMLTLRPLTGMPVIRDLVVDQTQFFKQYQKIQPYLINDTPTTGMERLQSPEDRAKLDGLYECILCACCSSACPSYWWNPERYIGPAGLLNAYRFLIDSRDTATEERLKELDDPFSVFRCRVIGNCTDVCPKGLNPMAAIGRIKLMLFKSGT
- the gnd gene encoding phosphogluconate dehydrogenase (NAD(+)-dependent, decarboxylating); protein product: MKLGMIGLGRMGANMAQRLLADGHEVVGLDAQLMPRQAFEQQGGQSVESLRALLQQLPAPRVLWLMLPAGAITQAMIDELLPLLAPGDTLVDGGNSFYQDSVRRAREYAQHQLNYLDCGTSGGVWGLKEGYCLMIGGERKAVEQLTPLFQALAPAPDRGWAHVGPPGAGHFTKMIHNGIEYGMMQAYAEGFAMLNKKTEFELDLHQIADLWREGSVVRSWLLDLTTSALETNPTLAGIAPHVSDSGEGRWAAAEAIALDVSAPVITLALLERLRSRETDSYSDKLLAAMRKGFGGHDITHK
- the htpG gene encoding molecular chaperone HtpG gives rise to the protein MTVEAHKETLGFQTEVKQLLHLMIHSMYSNKEIFLRELISNASDASDKLRFEAIANPDLLENQPDLRIRISGDEEAKTLTIEDNGIGMSRDEVIENLGTIAKSGTAAFMQQLTGDQKKDASLIGQFGVGFYSAFIVADKVEVFTRRAGLDASQGVRWESAGEGDFTIETIEKPERGSRIVLHLKSGEGEFADGWRLRNVIKKYSDHISLPIELPKQHHGEEKDKPTEVEWETVNRASALWTRSRTDIKDEEYQEFYKHVAHDFEDPLTWSHNKVEGKLEYTSLLYVPGRAPFDLYQREAPRGLKLYVQRVFIMDDAEQFLPLYLRFIKGVVDSNDLSLNVSREILQKDPAIDSMKSALTKRVLDMLEKLAKKDPEEYKKFWKSFGSVIKEGPAEDFANREKIAGLLRFASTQQNDDSEVVGLDTYIERMQEGQDKIYYLTGERHSQVKNSPHLEIFRKKGIEVLLLTDRIDEWLMSHLTEYKDKQFVDIARGDLDLGKLEGEEDKQAQEEAAKAKADLVQRIKDVLKENVEDVKVSHRLTDSPAVLVVVEDGMGLQMRKILEATGQQAPESKPILEINPAHPLLEKLDSEQDEERFGDLTNILFDQAALAAGESLQDPGTYVRRLNALLVELSK
- a CDS encoding nucleoside-diphosphate sugar epimerase/dehydratase, producing MIKEKLIGLSYGQKRSLQIVADVVLMWAALWIAFVIRLGPEGWIWPEGSQGWLFVLAPLVSVPFYVRMGMYRAVMRYFGNDALKCIFRAVTAAFIGLVIAVMALRVSGMDLFQSRSILFMYWCLSLGMLGGLRLVAREYFTGHWFTAGKQIAHEMLHKEMAGKPIAIYGAGAAGNQLLASIKVGRLYKPVAFVDDNPALAARTVSGLPVFSATDIDRMIDSTGAEELFLAIPSATRAHRQQVLANLQQYPLHVKTIPGLCDIASGKVKVDDLQEVDIADLLGRDAVPPEASLFERCIKGKAVMVTGAGGSIGSELCRQIMTSRPTTLVLFEHSEFALYAIHGELENFLRTCDFEVNLVPILGSIRNSTRLRHVISAWSIKTIYHAAAYKHVPLVEHNVAEGIMNNVFGTLNVAQAAIRCQVENFVLISTDKAVRPTNVMGSTKRMAELVLQGLSAEQAPNLWNEDPSVKHLNRTRFSMVRFGNVLGSSGSVIPLFRNQIRMGGPITVTHQKITRYFMTIPEAAQLVIQAGAMGEGGDVFVLDMGEPVNIVDLAKKMILLSGLSVKDEENPNGDIEIAFTGLRPGEKLYEELLIGDNPKETAHPKIRKANEALLPWSELLPVLNTIRQAVREDDYDTIRELLLKTVQGYKPSNGIVDLLYEHHRRAVD